A stretch of DNA from Gallus gallus isolate bGalGal1 chromosome 7, bGalGal1.mat.broiler.GRCg7b, whole genome shotgun sequence:
ATTATGTTTCCTTCTTCTTTAGTACAGGTATTCTGCATTTTAGAACCTGCATGTTTTGTTCTTGAAGAGTTGATGTCTTTATCTCCAAGCATTAGAAATTCTGCAGCCAGACAACAAAGCAACTCATCAGTTACATCCTTATTACCTGCCCAAGACAAAATGTTTTGACTTGTCTGGAAACTGGGGCTTGTAACATTTGTTGTCTGAATCATTGAAGGCTGAGTGAGTTCATTTGCCAAAATACTGTTCTGAGGTGTGTATGACCAACTGTGACTTAATTTGTTTCTAAGAAATTGACACTCCTGACTATCTGAAAAGGGCAATGCTTCTCTTTGATTTATAGTCTTGAAGGAGGCCTGGTCTGATTCCAGGCTTTTGCAGCCATTCATATCCACAATGTACTGGGGTACACAAATGTTCTGGTCTGCTGTTATGTTACTTGGAGCAGCACATTCTGTGTAGTCTTTATCATTGAGCTGAAGAAGATCCAGGCTACAGGAAGCAGCTATCTGATGGTTGGATAGATCCTGACTGCCTAGAGACTGCTCCAAAGAGGCTTCTTTAATAGTTGATAACTTTGAATTTGAAAGaattttgtttggctttgttgaTCGTGAAAGTTCTTCTAAAACTATAAGCTGATGATCTGTGTCTCCATGAAACAATGTCATGCTACTTGGAGTTTGTATTTGACAATCTGGACCAGAAGATATTACATTATCTTGCTTTGTGTTGCTACCACTCAATTCAATACTTTTGTTGTTTGCACGTAagcctttctgcttttgtttagtGACAGATACGGTCTTCTTTGGCTTACAATGTGTCCTCTTTTGAGTATTTCTTATTTGGCTGCTGTCTCTTCTTTTATTGCAGGTAGACCTGCAGGTGCTAGCAGTGCATCGCCCAGGTGGAGCAGAACAAGCATTTCTGTAAGAACTGTTCTCAAGTTGATCAAGCTCACGCACATGGGAATAGACAGGAGTTCCAAACATCTCATAAACATCCGGGCCTTTGtcatttgaatttattttcttgaacaTATCACTGTATTTCAGCTGTACAAAATCTGAAGCAGATTGTGCATATTGTAGAGAAAGTGGAGTAACAGGTTTCTTTGAGATAACAAGATTTTTGCAACTGCAGGAACAACTTTGCTTTTTAAGTTTCTGAgaactctgaagaaaatgatatttgttGGcttgaggtatttttttttgaCACTTCAGGAAAGTCTCAGATTCCATGCACGGCAGTTGCAAAGATGGAAAAATCTTGCTTTTGGCATTCATCTTCTGTGTATTACGTTTTACGGAAATCTCATCAGAAACAACTAAGCCTTCAAGCGTCCTTGTCTTGCTACTCATTTTTGATTTTGATGAACATTTGTTTCTATTCATCTTTATCTCACTTTTGTCATTGTCTTTGCGAGCAAGAATGTTGAAGCTCTGGGTGATATGAGGAGGCAGGCTACGAATGGTGCTCCTTTTTCTGGAAGGATGTTTAGCAGCGTGTGGTTTCCTAGGTAGTTCTTGTTCAGAGAAAGTAACATGGGCAACAGGAACAAGCTCACTTTGACCTTTTGCAGTCACTTCTgacattgctttgttttccatttcaaatttGAGAAGACaaacattattttctatttgttttccagagcaaTCATCTCGCATTTCTTCTCCAGGAATTACTGCAGCTACAGAATTATCTTCTAAGACATGGCAGGACTCAATCACTTCATTTTTACATGAAGAATCTAAATTACGATCACCAAGCATGAAGAGGACACACTCAGCATCTTCACATGGTCTACAGTGCAGCACCGTGTCTGTAATGTTCTCTTCTATACCAGTTCTGTAGGaattctcctctctttcttccttcttgccaGCTCTTAAAATATCTGTGCTTTTTGATACAGGACACAGAGCTGTAAATATTCCACAGTTTTTCACAGCATTGCTTGAGCTCAGGTAAAAAAGACTAGCATCACAAAAACTGTCTTGGGTCATAATATCTACATTCTCACAAGCCACTGAAAACTGAGACTTTTGGTTGTTCTTTTCAGTATTGGCAGCTACCCCAGCTTCTGTCCATTTCAAATTGTtctcaatttcttctttcttattgtTAGGGAACTTACAATATTTATTCTTGCTGAAGCAGTACAGGCCTTCTGTTGGAGTGAGTTTCTCAGAAGTAGTAGCCACAATCACACCTGAGGACTTTTCAGCTTGTCTTTTTACTATATTGCCTAACTGATACTGATAAAATTTAGTAGCCGATTTTATAGGCTGAGAAATAGACTTCATAATATTCCAAATATTTCTGATCTTGGTGTGCTTATTGACGAAAATATTGTCTAGAAGAGCAAGATGAATTGTTCTTATAGGCCGAAATGTCACTGGTGGCAAATGGAACTgtaatttccattaaaaaaaagaaattaataatgtACTATACAGCAGACAAAGGTAAAATCTAATCACTAAGAACTAAACGGGTGAAGGACCAAAACATCAGAACAGGATATATTGATGTATTTATTTGACATTTTCCTATATTTAACCTAATATGAAGTATAATatcaaaacactgagaaaatacattatttttctcagatTTACAATTATTCCTCATTTTGTTGTGGTATAGAAAGTGGGATTCTTTGCTATACGACACAAGTCACTAtccataatttaaaaataataagccTTGGCCACACATACAAATAATATCATCAGTTCTTAACTATGTGTTATGCTATACAGCATGCTTGATACATGAATTCAAAGGCTGGTCAGTAGTTTATCATGACAAAATTTCCTTCTTGCTGTGCACTCTCAGTGAATGAAAGCATAACTCTCATGTTGACACTTAAACCCTTCGTATGCAAGCCTCCAAAATGTACTAGAGGAGAAATTATATTCCCAATGGAACCAGATCTCAtagaagcaatttttaaaaagcagaagctgtAATATTATAACAGAATGCTATTTcatccatggaaaaaaaaaaaaaacaatttttataaattatttattagtTTTAAAAGTCATTACTGTAATTCTAAACATGTAGCTCTTCATGTAGACTTGAAAAGCTCATAAACCATGTCAGATGGAATACAGATTCAGCTCAATAGCATTTTGTTAGAAAATACCACAGTCTGTGCTACATTTTTTCAGTGAAGTCACACAGTTGACTAccaaaaagccattttttaatATAGCAGCTAATGCAGTAGCCTGTTGTGtttaggatttattttattttccctcccttctttcttcttttcccctcccatAACTTGAAAGTTGCTGCACatctttgaaagagaaaaaatttGAGAATTTAAATACTTTATTGTGATTATTCATATGAACAGTGTGaataattttctgaaaatatttctattttttgctATGTAGGAAATGGGGACAAAATAAGCTCTAATAAGCCTATATTTTTATGCAAATGAATGCAAGAGAAATAATTACGCAGTCATATGCTCTGAGTACCCATCTGCATGTCTATATTCAACATCAGCTAGCAATCTGCAAGACATTTTTGTTGCATTCCAAGGACGAGCAGAGGTTTCAATGTGCCAGGGAAAGCAATGAGCACTGTTTTGAAATTCACAGTTCAGAAAGCTTTGTCTAGTCTGCATGGTTTTAGTTTGAATGCTCAGTAAATCCCAAATGATAAGCTCTAGAAATCATCAGAGCCTAAGATGTGAAAAAAGCTGTATCAAACTACATTGACATcaactaatttatttttcttaaacattCCTCTGTGTTGgtaatgtttgtttgttttttccatagCTCTTTTTATGAACTTCTGCCAGAACTTCCTGTGAATGCCTTTGTATTCTGCAGTAGGTACACTAAAGTACACAGCAGATTTAATAAGTCTCTAGTAGAAAGGACAATTAATTAGTATCTCTAAAGAccaaatcatcttttttttctaaatacatgGAGTTGATCTTCTGTAGCTTTTAAAGCTCAGTTGGTGTGATGCACTGACTCATGTTAAATGACAAGCTTGATTGCAAGTATATACAAGCTATAAATTTTTTTTAGTCAACAATCCTGCATCTTACACTTACACAATCCTTACACTTCTCACAAAATttcatgttaaatatttttttaatcaaccaCATAATGTCAGGTCTGATCGTCAGTTTGGCTTCAATTTTATATTACCCATCAACACaataaaattgttttgctttgtttctaaaTTCATCAAAACTAAGCAGCTAGGGTGTCTAACACACAGAATTTGCAGACCTAAAATTAACTtatgtatttccattttaagaggttctatttttttaaacttccaaCACCTTGCTCTCAGTAATCCCTGATATCACGCTAATATTATTTCAAACAGTTGCTGATATATATCATAACATCTATAAAAATACTTGACGTTCaactgaaaagctgaagaacaggctgagaaaaCTACCGAGACTTCTTTTGTATCGTTACTTTTAAAGTTTTCAAAGTATATAAAACTTTTAATTGTGTTTAGTTTTACACATAATACCATCTTACCTCAGACCTCTTGTTCCTGTTTTCTAGTATTGTTATATCAAAcccttaaaaatcaaaacacattaATGTTAGTGAGAAGTTAAACAAACTACAATTTTCATTACACAAATATTTCAAACTGTAGGGCTCTGAGAAGCAGACATTTGTCTGACGTGTGGTTGCAGGACTATGCTATAAATCTGCTATAACCAAAAGTGGAAGTTACAATTGCACTTTCtataaaacacagtaaaaaacagtaatataaaaatattttattctaataatttaaacaaatatttcatcTAGATTTCAGATGTTTGCTGACTTCAACAAGTAGCTAATTAATGCGATTAAGAATTAGTTAATTCcagtaggaggaaaaaaagtgaaagagatGGCATCCTGTTTCTGCCTAGAATTCCACTGTATATTATGTGGGGTCAGTTTTATTATACAGAGTAATGGGAATTGTAACATCTTTTTTTATGATGCTTTTCTTTATCTCCTTCATTCcctaaatacacacacacacataattGAAGAAGACAGGCAACATGGCTGAAGCCCACTTAATATGaagaatttaaacaaacaaaaagacaattAAGAGTTTGAAGAAAAAGGACTTCCAAGGCTTTAGCATCTAACTTGATAGTGATGTTTAACTGTATTGAACAGTTCTGACTTTTAAATTTGAACTTACTTTGTTGCATATGTGCTTTTATTATCCGGACGGCACCTAAATCCTGACAAGATTTTGGAGTGTTGGATTCTGGGCATGAGGCCTGTAGCAGAAAGCTGAAGTCAAAGCCATGCCTTATGATCCCTTTCTTCAGCAAGAAAGGTAGAGAGGTGTGCTGTCCCATCTGTAACGTTAACTGCTTTTTACTTTGACAACATGCCACTTGTTTATCCTGCCACAGTCTGGTTGTCTGTGTTTTTTGGCTAcaaggcaaaaacaaaaaccaaaatacAACATGAAAATAAGTGGAAGGCACCTACTCAGTTCAAATAAGCATTCAATTTCAGAATAATAGGAACAAGAAGCTTGTAAGATGCAAGAATGccaaactgttttctctttcttgatcCATCTAGGAAGCTCTGGCTCTCCCCAGCAGCATCCAACTGCTATGACAGAGAATGATCACAAATAACAACGAATAACAAACAACACAGACAAAGACACAGTATGAATAGGAAAACATATTGCCATCTTCCCCTTATTGACAAAAACTGATTGCTTCCAGCATGCGTTTTTTATGAATCATCAGGAAAGTATGTCAAAAGAATTATGAAGACCAGGTGGTGTGCCTTTGTCATTTATAAACTATGCTATGGCCTGCCTGCAAGAATAGAGGCTGTATGGACAAGACTCAGATTTCTGCCATCTGGTTTCTGAAGAATGGAAAATCCAAAGAGGTCGAAAATACAGTCTATCTTAAAGCTGCTTGCAAGACAattgtctgtttttaattagGTCAAACGCTGATGTAACACCATACACCATAAGTTATTTCTCATATTGTACCAAACCACTAGTTCACGTAGTGCAATATCCTGCCTCTGCAAGGATCAGTGATTGAC
This window harbors:
- the MAP3K19 gene encoding mitogen-activated protein kinase kinase kinase 19 isoform X1 gives rise to the protein MAADAVRNPAGEGRFQDLKTSKDSMSEKQKIKGRSTEGHGAVVALPNADKIVEEICDSYKALGINSQKTQTTRLWQDKQVACCQSKKQLTLQMGQHTSLPFLLKKGIIRHGFDFSFLLQASCPESNTPKSCQDLGAVRIIKAHMQQRFDITILENRNKRSEFHLPPVTFRPIRTIHLALLDNIFVNKHTKIRNIWNIMKSISQPIKSATKFYQYQLGNIVKRQAEKSSGVIVATTSEKLTPTEGLYCFSKNKYCKFPNNKKEEIENNLKWTEAGVAANTEKNNQKSQFSVACENVDIMTQDSFCDASLFYLSSSNAVKNCGIFTALCPVSKSTDILRAGKKEEREENSYRTGIEENITDTVLHCRPCEDAECVLFMLGDRNLDSSCKNEVIESCHVLEDNSVAAVIPGEEMRDDCSGKQIENNVCLLKFEMENKAMSEVTAKGQSELVPVAHVTFSEQELPRKPHAAKHPSRKRSTIRSLPPHITQSFNILARKDNDKSEIKMNRNKCSSKSKMSSKTRTLEGLVVSDEISVKRNTQKMNAKSKIFPSLQLPCMESETFLKCQKKIPQANKYHFLQSSQKLKKQSCSCSCKNLVISKKPVTPLSLQYAQSASDFVQLKYSDMFKKINSNDKGPDVYEMFGTPVYSHVRELDQLENSSYRNACSAPPGRCTASTCRSTCNKRRDSSQIRNTQKRTHCKPKKTVSVTKQKQKGLRANNKSIELSGSNTKQDNVISSGPDCQIQTPSSMTLFHGDTDHQLIVLEELSRSTKPNKILSNSKLSTIKEASLEQSLGSQDLSNHQIAASCSLDLLQLNDKDYTECAAPSNITADQNICVPQYIVDMNGCKSLESDQASFKTINQREALPFSDSQECQFLRNKLSHSWSYTPQNSILANELTQPSMIQTTNVTSPSFQTSQNILSWAGNKDVTDELLCCLAAEFLMLGDKDINSSRTKHAGSKMQNTCTKEEGNIMNRDGEIVDNDLEKSHRKAFLASSEESGLLNFEESTQVPGSNLNNKDTIMWTRGEVLGKGAYGTVYCGLTNQGQLIAVKQVVLDTSDQLTTEKEYQKLHEEVDLLKTLKHVNIVTYLGTCLEDNILSIFMEFVPGGSISSILNRFGPLPEIVLCKYTKQILEGVAYLHDNCVVHRDIKGNNVMLMPNGIVKLIDFGCARRLAWVSLSGTHSEMLKSVHGTPYWMAPEVINESGYGRKSDIWSIGCTVFEMATGKPPLASMDRIAAMFYIGAHRGLMPSLPDRFSGTAVDFVHACLTRDQHERPSALQLLDHPFVKGRQ
- the MAP3K19 gene encoding mitogen-activated protein kinase kinase kinase 19 isoform X2; the protein is MSEKQKIKGRSTEGHGAVVALPNADKIVEEICDSYKALGINSQKTQTTRLWQDKQVACCQSKKQLTLQMGQHTSLPFLLKKGIIRHGFDFSFLLQASCPESNTPKSCQDLGAVRIIKAHMQQRFDITILENRNKRSEFHLPPVTFRPIRTIHLALLDNIFVNKHTKIRNIWNIMKSISQPIKSATKFYQYQLGNIVKRQAEKSSGVIVATTSEKLTPTEGLYCFSKNKYCKFPNNKKEEIENNLKWTEAGVAANTEKNNQKSQFSVACENVDIMTQDSFCDASLFYLSSSNAVKNCGIFTALCPVSKSTDILRAGKKEEREENSYRTGIEENITDTVLHCRPCEDAECVLFMLGDRNLDSSCKNEVIESCHVLEDNSVAAVIPGEEMRDDCSGKQIENNVCLLKFEMENKAMSEVTAKGQSELVPVAHVTFSEQELPRKPHAAKHPSRKRSTIRSLPPHITQSFNILARKDNDKSEIKMNRNKCSSKSKMSSKTRTLEGLVVSDEISVKRNTQKMNAKSKIFPSLQLPCMESETFLKCQKKIPQANKYHFLQSSQKLKKQSCSCSCKNLVISKKPVTPLSLQYAQSASDFVQLKYSDMFKKINSNDKGPDVYEMFGTPVYSHVRELDQLENSSYRNACSAPPGRCTASTCRSTCNKRRDSSQIRNTQKRTHCKPKKTVSVTKQKQKGLRANNKSIELSGSNTKQDNVISSGPDCQIQTPSSMTLFHGDTDHQLIVLEELSRSTKPNKILSNSKLSTIKEASLEQSLGSQDLSNHQIAASCSLDLLQLNDKDYTECAAPSNITADQNICVPQYIVDMNGCKSLESDQASFKTINQREALPFSDSQECQFLRNKLSHSWSYTPQNSILANELTQPSMIQTTNVTSPSFQTSQNILSWAGNKDVTDELLCCLAAEFLMLGDKDINSSRTKHAGSKMQNTCTKEEGNIMNRDGEIVDNDLEKSHRKAFLASSEESGLLNFEESTQVPGSNLNNKDTIMWTRGEVLGKGAYGTVYCGLTNQGQLIAVKQVVLDTSDQLTTEKEYQKLHEEVDLLKTLKHVNIVTYLGTCLEDNILSIFMEFVPGGSISSILNRFGPLPEIVLCKYTKQILEGVAYLHDNCVVHRDIKGNNVMLMPNGIVKLIDFGCARRLAWVSLSGTHSEMLKSVHGTPYWMAPEVINESGYGRKSDIWSIGCTVFEMATGKPPLASMDRIAAMFYIGAHRGLMPSLPDRFSGTAVDFVHACLTRDQHERPSALQLLDHPFVKGRQ